In Capillimicrobium parvum, a genomic segment contains:
- a CDS encoding MerR family transcriptional regulator: MGTRVTIGDFSRASHLSVKTLRHYHEVGLLEPSEVDPANGYRYYSQAQIPIAQVIRRLRGLHMPVADVRSVLTAPDTDARNRLIVEHLDRLELELAQTREAVGELRSLLEPETPHPIEHRTVPPTPAMGIRETVDRDDIFGWWQGALGELHATVRAQGLTTTGSTGGLYASELFQHGRGEATVFTPTDGSVKTIGRVVSLIIPAAELAIARHHGSPSDIDLTYGQLGAYVINHEISVDGPLRENYLRGITETDDTGEWDTEIGCPIFRTHD; encoded by the coding sequence ATGGGAACGCGCGTCACGATCGGCGACTTCTCCCGCGCGTCACACCTGAGCGTCAAGACGCTGCGCCACTACCACGAGGTCGGGCTGCTCGAACCCAGCGAGGTCGATCCCGCCAACGGCTATCGCTACTACTCCCAAGCCCAGATCCCGATCGCCCAGGTCATCCGCCGACTGCGTGGCCTGCACATGCCCGTCGCCGACGTCAGATCCGTCCTGACCGCGCCCGACACGGACGCACGCAACCGGTTGATCGTCGAGCACCTCGACCGGCTCGAGCTCGAACTCGCCCAGACTCGCGAGGCGGTCGGGGAGCTGCGCAGCCTGCTCGAGCCCGAAACGCCGCACCCGATCGAGCACCGGACCGTCCCGCCGACCCCTGCCATGGGCATCCGGGAGACCGTCGATCGCGACGACATCTTCGGCTGGTGGCAGGGAGCCCTCGGCGAGCTGCACGCGACCGTCCGCGCGCAAGGACTGACCACGACCGGCTCGACCGGCGGCCTGTACGCGAGCGAGCTCTTCCAGCACGGCCGCGGCGAGGCGACGGTGTTCACCCCGACCGACGGCAGCGTCAAGACGATCGGGCGCGTCGTGTCGCTGATCATCCCCGCAGCAGAGCTCGCGATCGCACGACACCACGGCTCCCCGAGCGACATCGATCTCACCTATGGCCAGCTGGGCGCCTACGTGATCAATCACGAGATCAGCGTGGACGGGCCGCTGCGAGAGAACTATCTACGCGGCATCACCGAAACGGACGACACCGGCGAGTGGGACACGGAGATCGGCTGCCCGATCTTCCGCACACACGACTGA
- a CDS encoding nuclear transport factor 2 family protein — MTNAAIAPAALIRRYFELDADRDIDAIVALFSADATVVDEGQTRHGVAQIRAWQIGPASKYTYTTQILDTVALEPDRYVVTGRLTGDFPGGSADLKWDFTVAGGRIARLVIAP; from the coding sequence ATGACCAACGCCGCGATTGCCCCTGCCGCCCTCATCCGGCGCTACTTCGAGCTCGATGCCGACCGCGACATCGACGCGATCGTCGCTCTGTTCAGCGCTGACGCGACGGTCGTCGACGAAGGCCAAACGCGTCACGGGGTCGCCCAGATCCGCGCTTGGCAGATCGGCCCAGCGTCGAAGTACACATACACCACGCAGATCCTCGACACCGTGGCACTCGAGCCGGACCGGTACGTGGTCACGGGCCGCCTGACGGGCGACTTCCCCGGCGGCAGCGCCGATCTGAAGTGGGACTTCACCGTCGCCGGCGGCCGGATAGCCCGGCTCGTCATCGCACCGTGA
- a CDS encoding epoxide hydrolase family protein, with amino-acid sequence MAVTATSRPFRIEVPEEQLAELRRRLAATRWPSSELVADRSQGVQLATIQALARYWATDYDLGRVEARLNALPQFTTEIERVNIHFIHVRSPHENALPLIMTHGWPGSVMEMIDSVGPLTDPTAHGGSAEDAFHLVLPSLPGYGFSGEPVEVGWDLGRAARAWAELMRRLGYTRYVAQGGDVGAGVTDAMGRQAPEGLIGIHTNLLVPALGGAMPTDTDEERAAAAQIASFQQSGNGYFVEMATRPQTIGYALLDSPVALAAWMVDHDTDSYNKISGAFVDRQPAGNLTRDNVLDNITVYWLTGTGASAARSYWEAYGPDAPAAGREPLPPPSIPVGFTTFPGEIWRTPRSWAEKAYPNLTYFNEVDRGGHFAAWEEPELFSEELRAAFASLR; translated from the coding sequence ATGGCCGTCACGGCCACCAGCCGCCCGTTCCGGATCGAGGTTCCGGAGGAGCAGCTCGCTGAGCTGCGCCGTCGACTCGCCGCGACGCGCTGGCCCTCCAGTGAGCTCGTCGCCGATCGGTCGCAGGGCGTGCAACTGGCGACGATCCAGGCGCTCGCCCGCTACTGGGCGACGGACTACGACTTGGGACGGGTCGAAGCGAGGCTGAACGCACTCCCGCAGTTCACGACGGAGATCGAGCGGGTGAACATCCACTTCATCCACGTGCGCTCGCCGCACGAGAACGCGCTGCCGCTGATCATGACGCACGGCTGGCCGGGCTCCGTCATGGAGATGATCGACTCCGTCGGCCCGCTGACGGACCCGACCGCGCACGGCGGCAGCGCCGAGGATGCCTTCCACCTCGTGCTGCCCTCCCTGCCCGGGTACGGCTTCTCGGGTGAGCCGGTCGAAGTCGGCTGGGACCTGGGCCGGGCCGCACGAGCCTGGGCGGAGCTCATGCGCCGCCTCGGCTACACCCGCTACGTGGCCCAGGGCGGCGACGTGGGCGCTGGCGTCACCGACGCGATGGGCCGCCAGGCCCCGGAGGGGCTGATCGGCATCCACACGAACCTGCTCGTGCCGGCGCTTGGCGGCGCCATGCCGACGGACACCGACGAGGAACGCGCCGCGGCCGCGCAGATCGCGTCTTTCCAGCAGTCCGGAAACGGCTACTTCGTCGAGATGGCCACCCGGCCGCAGACAATCGGCTACGCCCTGCTGGATTCACCCGTCGCCCTCGCGGCCTGGATGGTCGATCACGACACGGACAGTTACAACAAGATCTCCGGCGCCTTCGTCGACAGGCAGCCAGCGGGCAACCTCACCCGGGACAACGTCCTGGACAACATCACGGTGTACTGGCTGACCGGCACCGGCGCCTCCGCGGCCCGATCGTACTGGGAGGCCTACGGGCCGGACGCACCGGCCGCGGGCCGCGAGCCTCTGCCGCCGCCGTCGATCCCGGTGGGGTTCACCACCTTCCCCGGCGAGATCTGGCGGACGCCGCGCAGCTGGGCCGAGAAGGCCTATCCCAACCTCACGTACTTCAACGAGGTCGACAGGGGCGGCCACTTCGCCGCCTGGGAGGAGCCGGAGCTCTTCTCCGAGGAACTACGCGCCGCGTTCGCGTCGCTTCGCTGA
- a CDS encoding alpha/beta fold hydrolase — MAPLAAAGFRVVAPDLRGYNLSSKPDGLAAYTAGKLADDVRDLIRQRGAESALLVGHDWGGTAAWTAAMNHPEVVDRLAILNAAHPRKLNEGLRHPSQLARSWYFFYFALPNLPEHHVRAKDWEFFRHFLHDAQPPYTEQETDRYIKAWSQEGAAAAMIDYYRAAVRPPKGTKTEVHPISAPTLVIWGEKDRYLGQNLAEPHHEDVPNLDRVQRLPDASHWVHHDEAERVTQLLIDFFAPARPT, encoded by the coding sequence ATCGCGCCGCTCGCGGCGGCCGGTTTCCGCGTGGTCGCGCCCGACCTGCGCGGCTACAACCTGTCGTCGAAGCCCGACGGCCTCGCGGCTTACACCGCCGGCAAGCTGGCCGACGACGTGCGCGATCTCATCCGCCAGCGCGGCGCCGAGTCCGCGCTGCTGGTCGGCCACGACTGGGGCGGAACCGCCGCATGGACCGCGGCGATGAACCACCCCGAGGTCGTGGACCGGCTGGCCATCCTCAACGCGGCCCATCCGCGCAAGCTCAACGAGGGACTGCGCCACCCCAGCCAGCTCGCGCGGTCCTGGTACTTCTTCTACTTCGCGCTGCCGAACCTGCCCGAGCACCACGTGCGCGCGAAGGACTGGGAATTCTTCCGGCACTTCCTACACGACGCCCAGCCGCCCTACACCGAGCAGGAGACCGATCGCTACATCAAGGCGTGGTCGCAGGAAGGCGCGGCGGCCGCGATGATCGACTACTACCGCGCCGCGGTGCGCCCGCCGAAGGGCACCAAGACGGAGGTTCACCCGATCTCGGCGCCCACCCTGGTCATCTGGGGCGAGAAGGATCGCTACCTCGGACAAAATCTAGCCGAGCCCCACCACGAGGACGTCCCCAACCTCGACCGCGTCCAGCGCCTGCCCGACGCGTCGCATTGGGTCCACCACGACGAGGCCGAGCGCGTCACCCAACTGCTCATCGACTTCTTCGCGCCCGCCCGCCCAACCTAA
- a CDS encoding tyrosine-type recombinase/integrase yields the protein MRYPADPPAVEEIGAVMRVAGETGHGLRTRALIVVLWRAGVRISEALALAESDLDRSRGSVLVRRGKGGAPSPLARASAGDSRRTSFDTRTPSWSTGPRWA from the coding sequence ATGCGATACCCCGCCGATCCGCCGGCCGTCGAAGAGATCGGGGCCGTCATGCGTGTCGCGGGCGAAACCGGGCACGGCCTGAGAACGCGAGCGCTCATCGTCGTGCTATGGCGCGCCGGCGTGCGGATCAGTGAAGCGCTGGCGCTCGCCGAGAGCGACCTCGACCGCTCGCGCGGCAGCGTCCTCGTTCGCCGCGGCAAGGGCGGCGCTCCCTCGCCGCTCGCGCGGGCATCCGCAGGCGATTCGCGCCGCACCAGCTTCGACACGCGCACGCCGTCGTGGTCAACTGGCCCTCGGTGGGCCTGA
- a CDS encoding dihydrofolate reductase family protein, protein MRKLTFAMNLSLDGYIAAPGDDLGWSVPSDELFQWWSDRVGATGLALYGRKLWETMSSHWPTADQQPGATPAEIEFARRWRDMPKVVFSSTTSTVDWNTRLVTGDAVTEITRLKADDGGPMDVGGATLAAAAMRAGLIDEYAIVTHPVLVGGGTPFFTALDNWVNLSLVETRTFPDGVVLTRYETRR, encoded by the coding sequence ATGCGAAAACTGACCTTCGCCATGAACCTGAGCCTGGACGGCTACATCGCCGCGCCCGGCGACGACCTCGGCTGGAGCGTGCCGAGCGACGAACTGTTCCAGTGGTGGTCCGACCGGGTGGGGGCGACGGGCCTGGCGTTGTACGGGCGCAAGCTGTGGGAGACGATGAGCTCCCACTGGCCGACCGCCGACCAGCAGCCGGGCGCCACACCGGCGGAGATCGAGTTCGCCCGCCGCTGGCGGGACATGCCGAAGGTGGTGTTCTCCTCGACGACCAGCACGGTCGACTGGAACACCCGTCTGGTCACCGGCGACGCGGTCACCGAGATCACCAGGCTCAAGGCCGACGACGGCGGCCCCATGGACGTCGGCGGTGCCACCCTCGCCGCGGCGGCCATGCGGGCCGGGCTGATCGACGAGTACGCGATCGTCACCCATCCGGTCCTGGTGGGCGGCGGCACGCCGTTCTTCACGGCCCTGGACAACTGGGTGAACCTGAGCCTGGTGGAGACCCGGACGTTTCCCGACGGCGTGGTTCTGACCAGGTACGAGACCAGGCGCTGA
- a CDS encoding NADP-dependent oxidoreductase: protein MKAIVVTDEAAGTAGMTLVERPEPEPAINDVLVQIHASGFVPTEMAWPSTWTDRRNRDRTPSIPGHEMAGVVTTLGYGTTGVSVGQRVFGLADWHRDGTLAEYVAIEARNLAPLPGDIEFTVGASLPISGLTAWQGLFDHGHLQAGQSVLAHGAAGAVGSMVTQLAREAGAHVIGTGRAADRQTALDFGVHEFIDLDNDALEDVGAVDLVFDVIGADIQKRSASLIRAGGTLVSVVGPPEARPADGLAIDFVVESDRAQLGEIVQRVRDGRLRTNIGTVATLDDAVAALNPTERITGKTIIRVRP from the coding sequence GTGAAAGCGATTGTGGTGACGGACGAGGCTGCGGGAACGGCCGGGATGACGCTGGTGGAGCGGCCCGAGCCGGAACCGGCGATAAACGACGTCCTCGTTCAGATTCATGCGTCGGGCTTCGTCCCGACCGAGATGGCGTGGCCCTCGACCTGGACGGATCGCCGCAACCGGGACCGAACACCGTCGATCCCTGGGCACGAAATGGCCGGAGTGGTCACCACCCTCGGGTACGGCACGACGGGGGTGTCGGTGGGACAGCGGGTGTTCGGCCTCGCGGACTGGCATCGCGACGGCACGCTGGCGGAGTATGTCGCGATCGAGGCACGCAACCTCGCGCCGCTGCCGGGCGACATCGAGTTCACCGTGGGCGCGAGCCTGCCGATCTCGGGCCTGACCGCGTGGCAGGGACTGTTCGATCACGGCCACCTCCAGGCGGGGCAGAGCGTCCTCGCGCACGGCGCGGCCGGCGCAGTCGGATCGATGGTGACGCAACTCGCACGTGAGGCGGGCGCCCACGTCATCGGGACCGGGCGCGCCGCCGACCGCCAGACGGCGCTCGACTTCGGCGTGCACGAGTTCATCGACCTCGACAACGACGCCCTGGAAGACGTCGGCGCCGTCGACCTGGTGTTCGACGTCATCGGCGCAGACATCCAGAAGCGGTCCGCAAGCCTGATCCGGGCCGGAGGCACCCTGGTGAGCGTCGTAGGGCCGCCGGAGGCGCGGCCCGCCGACGGCCTGGCGATCGACTTCGTCGTCGAGTCCGATCGTGCTCAACTGGGTGAGATCGTCCAGCGGGTGCGCGACGGACGGCTGCGGACCAACATCGGCACCGTCGCGACCCTCGACGATGCCGTCGCCGCCCTCAACCCGACCGAGCGGATCACGGGGAAGACCATCATCCGCGTTCGCCCATGA